ATTGCAGTTATACGATCAATGTTATTATTTGTTCTCTCTAGTTCTGACTTAAAAAGTCCAGGGATCCAGCCAGGACCATTTTTAGCTTTATTTCTTTTCGCTTTATCGCCAATATCATTCGGATTTAACTTATGATATTCATCAAATGAAATATTGCTTTTAATTGGATTTTTTAATTCATTACAAAATTCTCCCCAAGACAGAGAGTCTGGTTTTGGATTTTTATCAAACGTATTTGAAACTCTAGAAATAGAAATCTCAAACGCAGCATTCGTTTTCATCGTGGCTTCAATTAAGCTTTCCATCATCCACCTCAATTTCTACCGGCCCGACCAGTATCACTAGTCGATTGCCGGATTCCCGCTTTGACATAAGCTTTCAAAGAAGAGAGTTCGTATCGAACTGCCCTCGCCCCCACTCTTACAAATGGAATGCGAGCCCCTGCCCATCGGTCCCGTTCAAGAAATGCTTCGCTAACGTTCAAAAATTTTGCAGCTTCCCTAGTGGTCAATAATCTGTCTTGCTCTACTTGCATGGTTTTCTCCCAAAATCGATTAAAAATGAATGTGAAAAAGAGCAAAAATTGAGTCTGCCCTCATTAGGCATGCCCCAATTTCTTGCTCTTCTAGAGCTGATTCTGGATTCATTTTGACGTTTAAACCCAGAAGCATTTCAATCAGGACAACCAACTGTCCGACATATTAATAGATTTACAGTGAAAATCAAACAAATAATTAACATGCATTGTAATTTTAATGAACAAGAGCGGGGAGCGAGAAAGCGCAACCGGCATATAATTAAATAGTTATTGGAAATTATAGGATGTAAAAAATATTTCTATTTCCTCAACAATTCAATTCGACTTTCCATCTACTATTTTGATTATTATGAAACTTAAGAGAACTGAATGCACATTAAATGGCGGGAATCGGAAGGAATAATTAGGCGGGATCAAACAACCTCCAACATTTTCAAACAATCTCAGCCGACTTCAAAAAAGAGGCGGCTACCGGGACTCTTTCTTCCAAGAAAATCATCTTCTTTTGCCCATTGCTGTTTGAAGCATCCAGTAATTTATCTGCAATTTTTTGCATGGGCTTTCGCAACCTATCTATGTCAGAAATAATATACCCTGCAGTCACATCGTTGTTCATTTTATGATTTACCAGCCTTTTGATTGCATAAGGAGATATTTCAAGGCTCTCAGCAATTGTAATAAAAGTTCTTCGCAAATCGTGAATTATAAAATGAACTTTTGATTGTTCTATTACCTTTTTGATTGAACGTTTTGGCTCTATTAAATATCCCCGACCATCCTTTCCGGGGAAAACATACTCATTCACAGCCAGTTTTTTTCTCTCATTCAAAATTTTAACCAAAAAACTAGATAATGGTAAGTTTAAAGGCTCATGATTTTTGGGGTCTGGGATTAACAAAGTTTCATCTTTAAGATCAACATTCTCCCAAAGCAGTTGAGCCGCTTCCTGCCTTCTAAGACCGGAGAATAATAAAAATAGTAAATAGTCTGCTATGACATGAGTTGAATCGGGGTTTTCAGGCATTTTAAGAGAAAGAACTGCATCAAACCATGCAGGAAGCTCATGCGCTTTAATCACTGTCTGCCTTCTATGTTGACGATACCAGGAGCGTGTATCAGTCAATATCAAAACAGGATTTTCATAGAGAATTGACCGTCCGCTATCATCATGCTGGGTGACTTTCACATAACCCAAAAAAGACCTCAAAAACCGCATGGCTCCATTGGCATAAGCATGCCCTCTCTTCTCTCCTAGCTCCCTGTGTCGCTTTATTATCATGGGTTTTGTAATGCCTGTGATTGGTTTCTTATGCCAATCAGAAAAGGCCACATTAAACATTCGCTCATAATCGTAAAGCGTGTGCCTTTTCAAATTTTTCTTGGCGTTTATAAACTCTTGGTATGCCTCAACAAGAGTTATGGCTACTTGTTTTTGTTTTTTCTTTTCAGCAACAGGATCGATCCCTTGAGCAATTTCACCCAGCAATTTTTGAGCTTGTCGCCTTGCCTGTTCAGCAGTTAATTCTCCAAAATGCCCCAAGGTCATTCTGCGAATTTTGCTACCTATTCTTTTTTCAACAATAAAAGATTTGGTTCCGGATGAGGTGATTCTTACTCCAAAACCTTGAAGGAGGGAATCTCGAAGGAAGGCTTGTCCTTCACGAGGAATCGCAACACGATCGATGATCGTTTTGGTAATTTTGACCTTCTGATTTCTCGATTTTGTAGACACTATGTAGACACCCGAGTTCAAATTCACTCTGGCAGTCTAAAAGAAGGTCCAATAAAAAGTCAACTAACTATTTATATTTAAAAGTCTATTAGAACAACATCAAACTTCTTCAAAAACCTTCAAACAGGTCGAAATTCGTTTCGTAATCAGTAGGTCCGCGGTTCAAATCCGCGCGTTGGCTCCATTTTTCCAAAGCCTTACGAGCAAGACCTTCCCGCCGAATTACCGCTATTG
This window of the Candidatus Nitrohelix vancouverensis genome carries:
- a CDS encoding helix-turn-helix domain-containing protein gives rise to the protein MQVEQDRLLTTREAAKFLNVSEAFLERDRWAGARIPFVRVGARAVRYELSSLKAYVKAGIRQSTSDTGRAGRN
- a CDS encoding integrase family protein, whose protein sequence is MDRVAIPREGQAFLRDSLLQGFGVRITSSGTKSFIVEKRIGSKIRRMTLGHFGELTAEQARRQAQKLLGEIAQGIDPVAEKKKQKQVAITLVEAYQEFINAKKNLKRHTLYDYERMFNVAFSDWHKKPITGITKPMIIKRHRELGEKRGHAYANGAMRFLRSFLGYVKVTQHDDSGRSILYENPVLILTDTRSWYRQHRRQTVIKAHELPAWFDAVLSLKMPENPDSTHVIADYLLFLLFSGLRRQEAAQLLWENVDLKDETLLIPDPKNHEPLNLPLSSFLVKILNERKKLAVNEYVFPGKDGRGYLIEPKRSIKKVIEQSKVHFIIHDLRRTFITIAESLEISPYAIKRLVNHKMNNDVTAGYIISDIDRLRKPMQKIADKLLDASNSNGQKKMIFLEERVPVAASFLKSAEIV